In the Brettanomyces nanus chromosome 1, complete sequence genome, ATTTACTGATTATTACAATTACTACTGCTTGGTTTCATCATTTATCTTTGCCTTTCCTTTTATTACCTTACCTTTTTTTGCATTATATGGTATTATCTTCATGGCTATCAATCCCCCTAGTCTAATCCTGATATGTATATTTTACTGTTGGCGGGAATTTGGTGTCCTgatttatttatttacCCGGTATATTACTACGATTTAATGATGAATAGTGAACTACAAACTACTAGACAGTGAGTAGCGAGCTAACTACATGTATATATGGTTTTTTGTAAATTACAAGTTTCTGAAACTAACCTCAGATTGATTGACAGCTTCGTTTAGTGTTTCGCGACAGCGAAgtaaaattttttctcgAGAGGGTGTTTTCATCTAAATTTGAATGCTGTGGAATCAGCCTTTGTTATCATCCCACCTGCCAATTGACTTATGGATCTTAACTATTCGCGCAGCAGGAACTCGCCACTTGGCAAGGTGAAGCATTTTTATGCCAGATTAACGATCCGGGCGAAAGTGCTTCTCGGTTGCCTTTTCTTGTTTGTCTTCTACAGGCAGTTTTTGAGatcattttcaacttctgaCCAAGGGTTGAACGACAAAATTTCAGAATCTGAGCATATTTCATCGATCTCTCTTGATGATTCAACGAAGGATCAGAAGATCAGTATGATCTCCTTGACCTATATGAACCTTGAAGACCCATTTATGAATCCTAGCACTTTACAGTTTTATAACTATATCAACGGTGGTAACATGCAATTGGAGAGAAACGCCGATTATATTCGATTGGTGGCGGACAGGCCTTCGGCCGTTGGATATGTTGTTTCCCGAAATTCCATTTCGGAGGAGGATTCATCAGCGTTGCAGATTGAGCTGGATTTCAGACTGCATGGAAGTCAGAATAAGCCTGACCTGATTGGTGATGGCATGGCATTGTGGATTACTGAGTCTCCGTTGAATAGGGGAGATGTATTTGGTATGCAAAGCGACTATAAAGGCCTAGGCATCTTTATTGATACCTATCGAAATGCCGACAGACAGGAGTACAAGACCACAAACAAGCGTAGGTTCCCATACCTTTCTCTTCAGCCCAACTTTGGAGACGTTGGTCGGTATATCAAATCGAACGACGGTTTTCAGACCGAACTTGACGGCTGCTCATTACACGATATCTATAATCcaggagaagagaataCTGTTTCTAAGATGAGAATCATTTACTTGAGAGACAGTCAGTACCTGCAGATCGACGTGGATGCTCAAGGTGCGGGTGACTGGAAAACGTGCGTTCAGAGACGGGATATTCCACGAATTCTAATTCCTAAGAATCCGTACTTGGCAATCAGTGCAGAAACTGGGGAGCTTTTTCAAGCTGTTGACATCTACAGCATGAAAGTTCAGACTTTTAGAATGGCCAATGGAGATTTGGTGAAATCCGTTAGTGACCTACTGGAAGGTTTGGAAATCGGACTTCCTGAGCAAAGCATTGAGAAGCCAGAATCATCTGGAGACAGCAGTGGAAAAAGATCGTTaggaggtggaggaggaggcATCAGACAcagacaaagaagaacattgaaaAGGTTGCAAAGGCAGGAACGGGAGTTGAAACGGAaagatgctgaaaaatATGGAGATCCAAGGGGATTCATCGGCTGGTTCGGTAAATTGGTGTGGAAAATTACTAGGACAATTCTCTACACAATTTTGGCAATAATTCTTGCCTACTTCTGCTTGATAGCATACCGTATTTATAGAGACAAGCGCAGAAGTAAGCAGCCTCAAGGATTATTATAAGTATAAATGAGAAAGGCTCCAAAAGTCTCAAATGAATCGCGAGTAGGCAGAGGAGTTAAACGAATCTTTAAATTATATTGTACtttatctttctctctAATCGTTTGAATATTACAGCAATGTCAGTGTATTCTCTCTATGTCATATCGAAATCTGGCTCTTTACTATATCAGAAGGATTTTCGAGTGCCCAATTCACCTGTTGCTAAGCAGAATTCCAATGATTATCTTGTGATAGCCAGCACTCTACACGGAGTCCATGCCATTGCCTCTAAATTGACACCAAAGGAGGCCATGAATAACTACGAAAAGTCTCGGCTACCGACGAACTCAAATAAATACGGATTACATTGCATCACTACAGAGTTGTTTAATGTATGCGTGTTTCAGAGTGCCACGGGATTGAAGATCATCTTAATGACGTCAAAAGATTTGTCAGAATCGAAGCTACTTCAACTACAGGATAAGCTATATGAATATTACACCGATTACGTGTTGAAAAGTCCGTTTTATAGATTAGAGATGCCTATTAGGATGAAATCATTTGATGACAAAGTATTGTCAGTGGTGACCAGTTATAATGTTTGACTACCGGAATTTAATCATGTATAAACTACATCTCGCGATCTCTGTAGTTTCTGTTGTCCGTGCAGTCCTTGTGAATATCTTTGGGCTTGCAGTCGCTGTAAGGCAGGCCCACAGGCCCCTTCTGGTTTGAAGTAGGTCCTGTCCGATCATCCTTGGGCCGTCGGTCGCGTCGCAAAACTCTCTTGGAAAAAGTGAggggaaaatttttattcatcttctcctaAGCGTACTTTATCTTCAATCGATCTACCTACATTGCACAATAATGAGAGATATCGTCGTGTTTTCTGGCTCTTCAAACAGAGCACTAACGGAAAGAATATGTGTTAACCTGGGCCTTGTACCGGGAGAGGTggaattgaaaaagtttgCCAATGGTGAAACATCTGTACGTCTCTGTGACTCTGTGCGAGAGAAAGACATATTCATTGTTCAATCGGGTTCTGGTAAGGTTAATGATAACTTCATGGAGTTACTTCTCACCATATCTGCCTGTAAAATGGCTTCGGCTAAGAGAATCACCGTCGTGTGTCCGTTATTTTTCTATTCACGTCAAGCCGAATCTCCTTCAAGCAAGAAGGGTGTTCCGTTCCTGTCTGGTTCTACAAAGCATACTCTGTTGGACTCTgtaccttcttctccgtGCTCTTTTTCGCACCGGACCTCTGACCAAATTCCTGCTCCCTCTTTGAGTAGTCTAAATGAATCTGCTGCCACCTCGCCTCACAAAACAGCCAAAACGACTGCTTCTGATACCAATGTGATCAGCCCATCGCCTCTTAATCCTGCTGTTTCATCTAAATCAATGAAGCAGCAGAATGTTTCCATATCTTCTAGCTGCAACGAAAAGGATAGCGAACATCCCCGTAAGCACCCTTACAGATCTTGGATCTCCCAGTCAGGTACGTTGATTGCCAACTCACTCACTTCCGCGGGTGCTGACCATATAGTCACCATGGATTTACATGATCCTCAATTCCAAGGATTCTTTGATATCCCTGTCGATAATTTGTACTCCAAGCCTTTGGTTCAGCACTATATTGTCAATTATGTTTCTAATTATAAGGATTGTGTCATTGTATCTCCAGATGCTGGTGGTGCAAAGCGTGCTACTGCTATAGCCGATTCCTTGGGCTTGCAATTTGCTCTCATTCACAAGGAGAGACGTCAACGTGTTGTTGAGCATCCCATTACAGCCGTCAGTCTTGGTCCATATGCTCTGGCACCTATTTCATCCAGTGACAACCTTATAGTGCATTCTCCAGCCCAAAATTCTAGCACAAGCAATAACAGCGACAGCAATGGAAATTCTAATAACTCTGCCGAGAAGGTCGTTGCCACTACGATGCTAGTCGGTGACGTTCAAGGTAGAGTTTGTGTCATCGTTGATGATTTGGTGGATACGGGAACTACTGTCCTACGTGCTGCTCGTTTATTGAAAGAGCAGGGCTGTGTGTATGTGTACGCTGTGATAACCCACGGCATATTTAGTGGagaagcattgaagaagctgaaaCGTTCTTCATCCATTGACCAGGTGATTACGTCAAATACTGTCGATCAAACTGCCCATGTTGAGGAGTACGGTAAAGTAAATAATGAGCCTTTGGAAGTGTTGGACGTGTCACGGATATTTGCTGAAGCCATCAGAAGAATTAACAATGGTGAATCTGTCTCTTTGATCTACGATCAAGGATGGTAATAAACTTAATGAAAATTTCTATTGGATTACCGTAACAACTAAAAGTTTGGTGCACCACTATATTATTGCAAGGGTATaatgtatatatataggGAATGCAGAAGAAACAGTTAAACTCATTTTAACGATTTCTCCAAGTTCTccttttgtttttccttctcagaGATTTCATCTTGAGTCATTAAATGGTGAACATGATCCTCTGCCTTAATGGGAACATATTTGTGCTGTTCATCATCCCATTCTTCCGAACATTCGTTGATTTGTCGGACGAAGGGATCACTCGCAACCTGATCAATGGTAAGCCTTGCTTCCGGTCTCAAGTTCATCATTCCACTGATGACACGCCTTGATTTAGAAGGAAGGGCTCTGAACAATCTGTCAGGGCCATAAATCCGTCTTTTTCCTTGGGCATCGACAGTCTCAGAAGGCTCAGCAATGAATGCCTTGT is a window encoding:
- a CDS encoding uncharacterized protein (BUSCO:EOG09341X2B), with product MDLNYSRSRNSPLGKVKHFYARLTIRAKVLLGCLFLFVFYRQFLRSFSTSDQGLNDKISESEHISSISLDDSTKDQKISMISLTYMNLEDPFMNPSTLQFYNYINGGNMQLERNADYIRLVADRPSAVGYVVSRNSISEEDSSALQIELDFRLHGSQNKPDLIGDGMALWITESPLNRGDVFGMQSDYKGLGIFIDTYRNADRQEYKTTNKRRFPYLSLQPNFGDVGRYIKSNDGFQTELDGCSLHDIYNPGEENTVSKMRIIYLRDSQYLQIDVDAQGAGDWKTCVQRRDIPRILIPKNPYLAISAETGELFQAVDIYSMKVQTFRMANGDLVKSVSDLLEGLEIGLPEQSIEKPESSGDSSGKRSLGGGGGGIRHRQRRTLKRLQRQERELKRKDAEKYGDPRGFIGWFGKLVWKITRTILYTILAIILAYFCLIAYRIYRDKRRSKQPQGLL
- a CDS encoding uncharacterized protein (BUSCO:EOG09344A8L) — protein: MSVYSLYVISKSGSLLYQKDFRVPNSPVAKQNSNDYLVIASTLHGVHAIASKLTPKEAMNNYEKSRLPTNSNKYGLHCITTELFNVCVFQSATGLKIILMTSKDLSESKLLQLQDKLYEYYTDYVLKSPFYRLEMPIRMKSFDDKVLSVVTSYNV